A genomic segment from Oryctolagus cuniculus chromosome 16 unlocalized genomic scaffold, mOryCun1.1 SUPER_16_unloc_1, whole genome shotgun sequence encodes:
- the LOC100353130 gene encoding vomeronasal type-2 receptor 116-like encodes MTKAWSSKCRDDRMASCIQGGVVPREELERGWLWKNYQYVLAFRFAIQEINKDPQLLPNLTLGFQLYNSVTSGQFTLRSTLHWLTGKHYLIPNYTCQTQGKTVAIIAGTTSAFSAEIGTMLELYKTPQITYGPYDPMLSERDKFPSLYQMATSDNSLICGMLSLLLHFGWIWVVIFVSNDLKGEQFLQDILAEMVKKDVCLAYAIKLPDTKKRYKKTEIYFLAEIRILSANVHILYGDVRSLYTMEILSKYYLTLGKVWIMAAKWEIVLLETQQMLHSFHGGFSFSHYKEEIPGLNHFFRTVDPSHYPEDFFLSQLWLHAFHCLPPGSLCGTIGLCPPNASFEFFSGHIDMLTISDSSYFIYNAVYAVAHALHKMLSEQIEKGSPADAAQPRILPWQLHPLLREIQFTNSAGEDVSFHETRFHMAHYDIHNIVNFPAGFRLMIKIGEFSSESEHDQSLVLNEEMIEWPVAFMETPQSLCSQRCGPGFRKIPQEGRPVCCYTCVVCPERDISNHTDAEQCIPCADHEYPNLERNHCLPKLVTFLGFEDFLGMALTCMALCFSVLTAAVLWVFVKHRDTPIIEANNRTLSYILLIALLLCFLCSLLFLGRPNTATCLLQQIAFGLVFTVAVSTVLAKTITVILAFKVTKPGRTIRRLLVSGASNSVIPICFLIQLVLCGIWLGTSPPFIDTDAHSEHGHIILVCNKGSATAFYCVLGYLGSLALASFTVAFLARNLPDTFNESKFLTFSMLVFCSVWVTFLPVYHSTKGKVMVAVEVFSILASSAGLLGCIFLPKCYISLLRPERNSLKGLKKRVSSKGS; translated from the exons gtggctgtggaagaactaccaataCGTGCTGGCCTTCCgctttgccatccaggagatcaataaggacccccagctcctccccaacctGACCCTGGGTTTCCAGCTCTACAATTCTGTTACCAGTGGCCAGTTCACCCTGAGGAGCACTCTGCACTGGCTGACTGGAAAGCATTATCTCATCCCTAACTACACCTGCCAGACACAAGGCAAGACAGTTGCCATCATTGCTGGAACCACATCAGCATTTTCGGCTGAAATTGGAACGATGTTGGAGCTgtacaaaaccccacag ATCACTTATGGCCCCTATGATCCCATGCTAAGTGAGAGAGACAAGTTTCCATCACTCTATCAGATGGCCACTAGTGACAACTCTCTGATCTGTGGAATGCTCTCATTGCTGCTCCATTTTGGCTGGATTTGGGTGGTGATCTTTGTATCTAATGATCTGAAAGGAGAGCAGTTCCTTCAAGATATTTTAGCCGAGATGGTAAAGAAAGATGTCTGCTTGGCCTATGCAATAAAGCTCCCTGACACTAAGAAAAGgtataaaaaaactgaaatatatttcCTAGCGGAGATCCGAATTTTATCAGCAAATGTGCATATTCTATATGGTGATGTGAGGAGTCTCTACACCATGGAAATTCTAAGCAAATACTATTTAaccctggggaaggtgtggatcatGGCTGCAAAGTGGGAGATTGTTCTGCTCGAGACACAACAGATGCTGCACTCTTTccatggaggcttctcattttcacattacaaggaagaaatccctggcctcaaccaTTTTTTCAGGACAGTTgacccttcccactacccagaagatttcttcctcagtcAACTATGGCTTCATGCTTTTCACTGCTTACCTCCTGGGTCACTTTGTGGAACAATTGGACTCTGCCCACCAAATGCTTCCTTTGAGTTTTTCTCGGGACACATTGACATGCtgaccatatctgactccagctatttcatctacaatgctgtgtatgcagtggcccatgccctccataagaTGCTTTCAGAGCAAATAGAAAAGGGATCTCCAGCAGATGCAGCTCAACCTAGGATTCTTCCATGGCAG cttcatccacttctgagggaaatccaatttaccaacagtgctggggaggatgtttcCTTCCATGAAACGAGATTCCATATGGCACACTACGATATCCACAACATTGTGAACTTTCCTGCTGGATTTCGGTTGATGATTAAAATCGGGGAGTTTTCCTCTGAGAGTGAACATGATCAAAGCTTGGTCCTCAATGAAGAAATGATAGAATGGCCTGTTGCATTCATGGAG ACTCCTCAGTCTTTGTGTAGCCAGAGGTGTggtccaggattcaggaaaataccacaggaaggaagacctgtctgctgCTATACTTGTGTTGTTTGTCCAGAGAGAGACATTTCCAATCATACAG ATGCAGAACAATGCATCCCGTGTGCAGATCACGAGTACCCAAACTTGGAGAGAAACCACTGCCTCCCGAAACTGGTGACCTTCTTAGGCTTTGAGGATTTTCTGGGGATGGCTCTGacctgcatggctctgtgcttctctgtcctcacagctgcagtcctctgggtctttgtgaagcaccgagacactcccatcaTCGAGGCCAAtaacaggaccctcagctacatcctaCTCATtgccctcctcctgtgcttcctctgctccttactcttccttggccgtcccaacacagccacctgcctcctccagcaaatagcatttggccttgtgttcacagtggctgtttccactgtgctggccaagaccatcactgtgattctTGCCTTCAAAGTTACAAAACCTGGAAGAACTATCAGGCGATTGCTGGTATCAGGAGCTTCTAACTCTGTCATTCCTATCTGTTTCCTGATCCAACTGGTTCTTTGTGGTatctggcttgggacttctcctccctttattgacacagatgcacactctgagcatggacacatcatcctggtgtgcaacaagggttcagccactgccttctactgtgtgcTGGGatacctgggctccttggccctggcaagcttcactgtggctttcctagccaggaacctGCCTGACACGTTCAATGAATCCAAGTTCCTGAccttcagcatgctggtgttctgcagtgtctgggtgaccttcctgcctgtctaccacagcaccaaggggaaggtcatggtggccgtggaggtcttctccatcttggcctccagtgcggggctcctgggctgcatcttcctccccaagtgctacattagtCTCTTAAGACCAGAAAGGAATTCTTTAAAAGGCTTAAAGAAAAGAGTAAGTTCTAAGGGATCCTAA